A segment of the Emys orbicularis isolate rEmyOrb1 chromosome 24, rEmyOrb1.hap1, whole genome shotgun sequence genome:
tcaatggttcatctagcccagcattctgtcttctgacagtggccaagcAAAGCCACCACAGAAGATGCTCCTCCAAATCAGAAGCAAACTGGGCCTCTGCCTCTGGGTAAACCCACAAGTAGACAGGGGCTCAGACAAGAACCCTAGCTCCAAACACCTTATCATTGGTAGGGTTCAGAATCCAGATACAAATCCAAATTTTCACCACTGGTTGCTTTTGGTCATAGGCCACGCATCCACGGGGAGAATTAGAGATGCAGCTGTTAGTTCATCCATGGGACGACCACCTGGTTACCTAACAATAGGCAAGCTGCTTTACAAGAATCATTGATGATGGTGGTTGCATTTTTATCTTTTACTTAGAAGAGAAAAGCGTGAAGTGCACGGTCAAGAAGAACTCACTCAGCCAGCAACCTGAGAAAAGGCGAACATTAATATACTGGGAACACGAGGAGCTCTACGTTGAAACAACACACCAGGAGTACGAGACCATAATATAGCAGACGCACGTCATCCTGATCCAGGTCTGCTCTGGGAGGGCATCACCATCCAGAACACACGAGCAACACATTGGAGCAgttttttcaaaagagctcagctcccatttaagcacctaaagaaGTGACAAGATTTTTCAAACATGCTCAgcgtccagcagctgctgctgaaaaTCCAGCTACCcccagtcaggactcctgggttctacctcCCGCTACTAGAACAATAAGTGCTTTATGCATAAAGatagtccttgctctgccacgGACTTGCTGAGGTACCTTTGCCAAGTCCCTTCACCTGCCTGCGACTCTTCTTCCTGCCTGCTTCAAAAATACAGGGAGAgctaatgtctgtaaagcacttagaGATCAGCTATTAGAAGAAATGGAGGAGAGAAGGGAgaagttagctgctgctgcttttactGGGCCAAATACATCATTTAGTGCATCACGTTCTCAAATAAGGAATTtcacattaaatatatatttttaaatgtctgacACTTTTCACGTAGGATATCTAATTTCCCCCCTTTGCTAAAGAAGAGTCTGATTCGGCCATCCTTACTCACAGGCCATCCTAtaggagtaatcccattgattgtGAGGCCataagagaccattatgatcaatAGATTCAATGCTGCAAGAACAAAATTATTCAGTATTGGGGGTCACGGCCTGGGATAAGGTGTCAAAAACCCCTCGTCACTCCCACGGTTTAACATTCTTAGGGCAGTAAGGGGTAAAAGCCCCCTTCCTCTCCATTTGATAGAGTTCTACAGTAATTTGCAGAATCTGTTCTTGGGCCAGATCTTTTCATACCGTGAGTGGCTGGTTAATTGTCCtaggttggtttttttaaggTACATAGCACTGAAATAGTTGGCACTCACTTTCTAGATGGCTAAAGTTTCCTAacagtctatttagattgcaagctctttagggcagggagtatgtgtgtgtacagcaccagcgtaatggggccctgatctccttTGTGGCctgtaggcactactgtaataaaaaccAACAATAACAGCAGAGCCGGCATGCTAACACCAACCCACGAGCAAAGGGAAGTTCCAGAGTCTTTTATTGGAGCCTTTGCATGGCTGAGCTGCCCTCTAGTGGGGTGTACTACATCTCATCCCTGAGACAGTAGCATGGAGGAAACAGCAAatgctggagagagagaatgttcaTTTGATGAGGTTCTTCATGTACTTCCAGCCATCCTGGGTGTATTCACGGACCTTGGTGGGAGCTACAGATAGAGCAGACATGGTGGCCTGAACTCCTGCAAGAAAAGTAGCAGAGAGATGTCCTGAGAAGAGGATTAACACAACGCTGAACTTGCTACTGTTATTCATGATGGATGACATAGATCTCCCCATTTAATAGGTGAAATCTATTCTTATGAAGGGAGATTTCAGACAAACCTAGGCATAATTCTTGTCTCATCTGGCATCAGTGGACTCTGAGGTGGGGAAATCTGTCTCAACCATCCTTCCGACCTGGTTTGAGGTGGTGTTTGTGGTTAAAACAGCAccgggacttgggagatctgggttttattcctggcccTCCCATAGACTCcctctgtgtaaccttgggcaagtcacttaatttcagTGGGCCTTAGTTTCCCCGTTTGTAAAATGAGGAAATTTAGCTGCATCATGAGTGCGCTGAACTAATTTGCTAAGTGTCTGCGGAGTGCTTTGAAATGCTCAGATAAAAATTGCTAGAGAAGGACAAAATATTATCGTAAGGGGGtgcaggaataaagggaaacatcTTCCCTTTTCACACTAGCCTAGCAGGGCAAAGGTTGAGTTCAACTGTACTAAGTAGCCTTATACAACAAGCCAGTTGTGTTTATAAACTCTTCAATCCTTCATCAGAGACGGGACTTCTCAGGAGTAAAAGTCATCATAGTGTCTCTTTATATTGCTACCTCCTTGATCATGGTCAGTTTTGCTGTCTTAAATTACCTGCTGCATAGGTAATAATAGTAAAAATCCCTAGTTCTTACACAGcacttcatcagtagatctcaaagcgctttacaaaggaaatcaacatcattatccccatttcacagatgggaaactgaggcacagacaggcagTGACTTGGCCATGGTCACTCAGTaggccagtggcaaagccaggaattagaacccaggtgtcccaagTTCCAATCCATTGCTCTgttcactaggccacactgcctcccacccATCTTTCAGTCTAATGGGCCAGCATTCTAGGATAAATTGTATCACTAATCATAGACCCATTCTATAGCTTAGACAGTAAAGGATCAAGTCTTACCTGTGTTCCAGGATTCAGAGACAGAAAAGTCAAATTTTGGAGTGGAtggaagctaaaaaaaaaaaaaagaaagaaaaggggtgggggagaatcagAAGTGTTTGTGGACATGAACTATATACGAAACGGCTAAACAATGGCTTAGAGGGGATAATGAAAAACAGAAGctaccacagactccctgggtcaccttgggcaaatcacttaagctcTGACTCAGTTGACCCCGCTGTTAAATTGGAtcaaagggtaacattttcaaaagcagcttaggtgcctaagtcactaaGGTGACTGAGTTGCTCACAATCTAAGGACACGGATTaggtgaggggggggaaaaaacaaccaccccGAACGACGACAAAAACAGTAAGCAATTTATATACAACTTGATTAACTATAAGCACCATGGCCGAAATGGGCCTTTAAGATCGACGCATTAGTGTTTGTTAAGTGCTTAGAGATCCTCAGAGGAAAGGTGGCTCAGGAATACcagctatatataaaaaaaaaaatctcccagatgacattttcattttttctcatCCTTTGCAAATTATCCCTTTCGTATCCCACCTCAGATAAATTCTCTCCCTCCCAACAAGTTTAAAAATCTATTCTCCTTCCATTCCCCTCCTATTAAAAAATAAGTACTGGGGAGAagtctggctccattgaagtcaatgacaaaattcccgtTGACGTCAACGGAGCCAGAATTTTaccccagccctttcccttcctccctcaccACCAAGACAATTTGCTAACCAGGCTTATTGGCACAGTCCTTACCTCCCAGCCTGTGTAATTCGTCCATTCCTGTATAGCTGGAGGCAGCGCTGCTCGAGCCTTTTTGAGGGCCTCTGCTCCTTGACTGCCATTCCCCAGCAGCCCCTGATCATACGCCACATACATGGcacctccagccaggctgccttTGACAGCCAACCTGAGAGGGAACGAGAAGCAACAGAAACCCAGTTTGCATTACTACAGAACAGTGCTTTTCAACCAGCAGATCCCAATCCTCAGAGGGGATCACATAAGGCAATCGGGGGGTAGGAGGACGTAGTCACAAGGCATTAACGTTTTATTACAATCTAAACCAAAGAAAATCTAGCTTTCCCATCCCCCACTACTCTCACCCATCAAGGTCAAGTATTCTTTGTCAACCTCTTAAGGCCACACACAAGTACATTATATAGGCTTATTGTtgctacttttttaaaaaaactctcaTAATAAATGTAAGGGGGTCACGAAAatatttgacttaaaaaaaaaaacactgccaACCATTTCAAGGACTGGAACAGATCTAGATGTGGGTAAGAAATCCATATTTAATGAGGGTTCCTATTCCATCTCACTAATAAGCGCTCAGATTACTTGGTAGAAATGTGTCTCTCTGATGCAGTGAATTACATTGCGATTAGCATCTCACTCCAACCCGCTATGAATTTGTTGTGTGTTTAAGACTCATACTGAGTGTTAGGTGTGCAAGGAACACAAGTCTGGACAACTTCTAGCGATCCTGCAAAGGGGGGATGGAGATACTTGGCTTGGGCCctatttgcttctttatgatggatAAGAGAGGCCTGCAGAATTTATTTTTCCTCAGTCaaaagggagaaggggagggagttATGCTTCGTTTTTTACCATTACAATCTCAGGTCCTGTCTAACCTATAAGACTCTATAGTAACTAGAGACCATGTCatatggtgacatcacaag
Coding sequences within it:
- the MICOS13 gene encoding MICOS complex subunit MIC13, encoding MASSRVFPVVRLAVKGSLAGGAMYVAYDQGLLGNGSQGAEALKKARAALPPAIQEWTNYTGWELPSTPKFDFSVSESWNTGVQATMSALSVAPTKVREYTQDGWKYMKNLIK